From a single Nicotiana tomentosiformis chromosome 2, ASM39032v3, whole genome shotgun sequence genomic region:
- the LOC138905584 gene encoding uncharacterized protein produces the protein MAGQDQRLIPDLVVDSANIFCDDQDHRRFTLSSYEAFEKERREFVMRVDQFMQIMRGRHIRSLTVGFFMDSEYSSHLDGWLKVAIASGLTKLELFLSLEQNFLTQFIVDEHRLYNFPYWLFSESNTSMLSHLRLENCVFEDSRRLQGLQKFENS, from the exons ATGGCAGG TCAAGACCAGCGTTTGATCCCCGACCTAGTAGTTGATAGTGCCAATATCTTTTGTGATGATCAAGACCATAGGAGATTTACTCTTTCAAGTTATGAGGCTTTTGAGAAGGAAAGGCGTGAGTTTGTTATGCGTGTGGATCAGTTCATGCAGATAATGCGTGGAAGGCATATACGTTCCCTGACGGTGGGTTTCTTCATGGATAGTGAATATTCATCTCATCTAGATGGTTGGTTGAAAGTTGCAATTGCATCTGGACTGACCAAACTTGAACTCTTCCTCTCATTGGAGCAGAATTTCTTGACTCAATTTATAGTTGATGAGCATCGCCTATACAATTTCCCCTATTGGCTCTTTTCAGAATCAAATACATCAATGTTGAGCCATTTGAGGTTAGAAAACTGTGTGTTTGAGGACTCCAGGCGACTTCAAGGACTTCAGAAATTTGAGAACTCTTGA